In the Vibrio agarivorans genome, TGCCGCAAACACTGGGTTGGAAAATACTCGCTGTGCTACTGCTGTGTCTGACCCTGATTTATGCCTATCAGCGCTTAAGTAGATGGTATCTAAATCGTTACCGTCGCGAAGCGATGCAGGCTATTGACAGCCTCTCTGGCGACAATCAGCACTACGGTCGCGAGCTTTTCTATATTATGAAAGTCGTGTTAAGCCACTTATCATCCAAAAACAACCATGTATTTGGTGACACATTCTTCACTGCTCTCGCACTCTATCACTCTGAGTCATTAGAAGAGCAGCTTCAAAATGCATGGACCCACACTCTCGTCAGCGATCAAGTGTCATTAACTGCTCCGCAAAAACAGCAACTAAAATCCTACTGCTGCTCATGGCTGCAACACCATAAGGCCTTTAGTCATGATGATATTTAATATTGAGTTTATCTACCCTTGGTGGCTGTTGCTATTACCTGCGCCTGTCTTAGTCACTTGGCTCGCCCCGGCTTACAAAACTCAGCAATCTGTGGTGAAAATTCCCTTTTTTCAACTGATCGTAAAGGCGCTTGGTGAGCCACCACAAAAAGGAGCGAGCCTACT is a window encoding:
- a CDS encoding DUF4381 domain-containing protein, with protein sequence MNHQPPSTYILRYFVDVEVLPQVSWMPQTLGWKILAVLLLCLTLIYAYQRLSRWYLNRYRREAMQAIDSLSGDNQHYGRELFYIMKVVLSHLSSKNNHVFGDTFFTALALYHSESLEEQLQNAWTHTLVSDQVSLTAPQKQQLKSYCCSWLQHHKAFSHDDI